A window of the Bradysia coprophila strain Holo2 chromosome X unlocalized genomic scaffold, BU_Bcop_v1 contig_128, whole genome shotgun sequence genome harbors these coding sequences:
- the LOC119067798 gene encoding bromodomain-containing protein 8, whose amino-acid sequence MSSIKERLQLKRVPLDSWSIREKLSLASVVACSGDQNWMTVSRALKGLCGGDRPSDWFSQKSCAAQYGQLLENVATPKRKKRSEKDNSQTVAVETPAELILRDLRQERIDELENLLSTDEEQHKKTNDEIMEIQSKKADIERLRELYAQMTQEQKKRQKEQLERKQWLEEREERKMEHERAWRPAHFFQNAANQSPSKPSNLNIKINPAEDMDIDDTNAKQGTSPLLTSLLKSPSPAPNPATMLHTSISSPNNNRVTAPTITNLLTGSLSNIPISVQHQTFPVQMPSLAPSIHFEQSNVVQSPSQAAPTLSMLLENKFKESPQKIPPLARIDSGTFRPQEMNQFQQQIEANIVPVNTVTDSESNEDGTRDEDQQLIDVFNFIPDNIDDLAEILTPELLENVESMIEEEQRVNEMEKVDQDDSKAAGFPDDQQMCVEAQEEDVNQLVATDGDEVNVPKSTSPTESVLETREVVELKEEDQSDFSNDVPLAELFKCTQPALEVKQSNEEDTTSKTKEPDVFESDSNDDQCLESIKREIQGLKGLKENSDNSNEETDHQTKFGQSDGNESADGFPATENLTEDANEVEVDEPKSDSVVVDEEKEQPAETMEVVEIKDDKSEEDKQEAVVVIEETDDANSEATVSDEVKMDVVESVKEDEQKDTNKSKSRTESTDDDDDDDEDSKGVTDDVIPENKEPIGEAKSNDRTIVDTDDDSPIEVIREDKSGKVKRDYSRKKLDSSSVEKRLDSVAEENKPLTRVKERDRSESPYIDDDAESKSSSRRSRSTPVLDSLPNSPASVDDHEYRTWKKSILLVYNQVYSHKYASIFQKQISDDKKADYRSYIHYPMDLHTIKRNIESGKCRTTIDFQHDIALMCYNAIIYNCNDMVTRDMAIEMRDFAFGAVETIMDTWKKENEKTSSSPGVKMTRKRKRLPPA is encoded by the exons ATGAGTTCGATAAAAGAACGGCTGCAACTAAAACGAGTTCCGCTAGACTCGTGGTCCATTCGTGAAAAATTATCGCTTGCATCGGTGGTTGCGTGCAGTGGTGATCAAAATTGGATGACGGTAAGCCGAGCGCTCAAGGGACTGTGTGGCGGTGACAGGCCCAGTGACTGGTTTTCACAGAAATCGTGTGCGGCTCAATACGGCCAGCTCTTAGAGAATGTTGCAACGCCGAAACGGAAAAAGCGTTCCGAAAAAGACAACAGCCAAACGGTGGCGGTTGAAACTCCCGCTGAATTGATATTAAGAGATTTGAGACAGGAACGCATCGATGAACTGGAAAATTTGCTATCGACCGACGAGGAACAACACAAGAAAACCAACGatgaaattatggaaattcaatcgaaaaaggCTGACATCGAACGACTCAGAGAATTATATGCTCAGATGACACAGGAGCAGAAGAAGCGGCAAAAAGAACAGCTCGAACGAAAACAATGGCTGGAGGAACGGGAAGAACGGAAAATGGAGCATGAACGAGCTTGGCGACCGGCCCACTTCTTTCAAAATGCAGCAAATCAATCGCCGTCGAAGccatcaaatttaaatataaaaatcaatcCGGCCGAAGACATGGACATTGATGACACCAATGCCAAGCAAGGTACATCCCCATTGCTTACATCTTTATTAAAATCCCCATCGCCGGCACCAAATCCTGCCACTATGCTCCACACTTCAATTAGCTCACCCAACAATAATCGAGTGACGGCTCCGACTATAACCAATCTCCTGACTGGTTCACTCTCAAACATTCCAATTTCGGTACAACATCAAACATTTCCCGTACAAATGCCGTCACTGGCACCGTCGATCCATTTCGAACAATCGAACGTCGTTCAATCGCCATCTCAGGCAGCGCCAACATTATCAATGCTGTtggaaaacaaattcaaagaaTCGCCGCAGAAAATTCCGCCGTTGGCTCGCATCGATTCGGGTACATTTCGACCGCAAGAAATGAACCAATTTCAGCAACAAATTGAGGCCAACATTGTTCCCGTAAACACCGTCACTGATAGCGAGAGTAACGAGGACGGCACTAGAGACGAAGACCAGCAATTAATTGACGTATTCAATTTCATACCGGATAACATAGACGATCTGGCTGAAATTCTTACACCGGAATTACTGGAGAATGTTGAATCTATGATCGAAGAGGAACAACGAGTAAACGAGATGGAAAAGGTAGATCAAGACGATTCGAAGGCGGCGGGGTTTCCTGATGATCAGCAAATGTGTGTGGAAGCACAAGAAGAAGACGTTAATCAACTTGTTGCAACGGATGGAGATGAAGTGAATGTGCCGAAG TCCACCTCACCAACCGAGAGCGTTTTGGAGACCAGAGAGGTTGTGGAGCTGAAGGAGGAAGATCAATCCGATTTTTCGAACGATGTTCCCCTAGCAGAGCTGTTCAAATGTACTCAACCGGCATTAGAAGTGAAACAGTCGAATGAGGAGGACACTACCTCAAAAACCAAGGAGCCGGATGTATTCGAATCGGACAGCAACGATGACCAATGTTTGGAAAGTATAAAACGCGAAATTCAGGGACTCAAAGGCCTAAAAGAGAACAGCGATAACTCGAACGAGGAAACTGATCACCAGACAAAGTTTGGACAAAGTGATGGAAATGAGTCAGCCGATGGATTTCCTGCAACGGAAAATCTCACAGAAGATGCGAATGAGGTTGAAGTCGATGAGCCGAAAAGTGATTCCGTGGTTGTGGACGAAGAAAAGGAGCAGCCAGCTGAAACAATGGAAGTTGTAGAAATAAAGGATGATAAAAGTGAAGAGGACAAACAGGAAGCGGTTGTTGTTATTGAGGAAACAGATGATGCCAATTCTGAGGCCACCGTATCCGATGAAGTGAAAATGGACGTTGTCGAGAGTGTGAAAGAAGATGAGCAGAAGGacacaaataaatcaaaaagtCGAACCGAATCAacagatgatgatgacgacgacgacgagGATTCAAAAGGAGTGACGGATGATGTAATACCCGAAAATAAAGAGCCAATTGGGGAAGCTAAATCGAATGATCGAACCATTGTTGACACAGACGACGATTCTCCCATCGAAGTGATTCGGGAAGATAAAAGTGGCAAAGTCAAGCGCGACTATTCTCGCAAAAAGTTGGATAGTTCGAGCGTGGAAAAACGATTGGATTCTGTTGCCGAAGAAAACAAGCCACTGACAAGGGTCAAGGAACGCGATCGCTCCGAAAGTCCATACATCGATGATGATGCAGAATCCAAGTCGTCGTCGCGTCGGTCGCGTTCCACGCCCGTACTGGATTCACTTCCCAATTCGCCAGCTTCCGTCGATGACCACGAGTATCGCACgtggaaaaagtcaattttattGGTGTACAATCAAGTGTACAGCCACAAGTACGCTTCCATTTTTCAGAAACAAATATCCGACGACAAGAAAGCCGACTATCGATCGTACATCCACTATCCGATGGATTTGCACACCATCAAACGAAACATTGAATCTGGCAAGTGTCGCACGACTATTGACTTTCAACATGATATCGCGCTGATGTGCTACAATGCAATCATTTACAATTGTAACGACATGGTGACGCGTGACATGGCTATCGAGATGAGAGATTTTGCATTCGGTGCGGTAGAAACCATAATGGACACgtggaaaaaggaaaatgaaaaaacgtCGTCGTCGCCTGGTGTTAAGATGAcaagaaaacgaaaacgaCTGCCACCAGCGTAA